From a single Larus michahellis chromosome 18, bLarMic1.1, whole genome shotgun sequence genomic region:
- the LOC141732735 gene encoding gametocyte-specific factor 1-like isoform X2 produces the protein MELEDDFDDLDPERLIQCPYNKHHRIRAGRFPYHLVKCRKSYPEVAKELATCPFNARHLVRQADLSDHIMKCNDKGILEQDIVNQSCGFQREQMNAVSTWQAPPCEEDWESESIPIVPLRLQALSLNSVTWVRGASSHTIMENPL, from the exons ATGGAGCTGGAGGATGACTTTG ATGATTTGGATCCAGAGAGGTTAATACAATGTCCGTATAATAAGCACCATCGAATCAGAGCCGGGCGCTTTCCCTATCACCTTGTAAAGTGTAGGAAG AGCTACCCTGAAGTTGCAAAGGAATTGGCCACGTGCCCCTTCAACGCTCGCCATCTAGTTCGTCAAGCTGACCTCAGCGATCACATAATGAAGTGCAACGACAAAGGGATCCTTGAACAAGATATAG TGAATCAGTCCTGTGGCTTCCAGAGAGAGCAGATGAATGCTGTGAGCACATGGCAGGCACCTCCGTGCGAGGAAGACTGGGAATCAG AAAGCATCCCCATCGTGCCTTTGCGGCTTCAAGCTTTAAGCCTTAACTCTGTCACGTGGGTGCGTGGTGCTTCGAGTCATACGATAATGGAGAATCCTCTGTGA
- the LOC141732735 gene encoding gametocyte-specific factor 1-like isoform X1 yields the protein MELEDDFDDLDPERLIQCPYNKHHRIRAGRFPYHLVKCRKSYPEVAKELATCPFNARHLVRQADLSDHIMKCNDKGILEQDIVNQSCGFQREQMNAVSTWQAPPCEEDWESESSEQSDSPFIWGMTNSGVNSSSTTCEQKNCLPSRVRAPGSFPYAVSWKD from the exons ATGGAGCTGGAGGATGACTTTG ATGATTTGGATCCAGAGAGGTTAATACAATGTCCGTATAATAAGCACCATCGAATCAGAGCCGGGCGCTTTCCCTATCACCTTGTAAAGTGTAGGAAG AGCTACCCTGAAGTTGCAAAGGAATTGGCCACGTGCCCCTTCAACGCTCGCCATCTAGTTCGTCAAGCTGACCTCAGCGATCACATAATGAAGTGCAACGACAAAGGGATCCTTGAACAAGATATAG TGAATCAGTCCTGTGGCTTCCAGAGAGAGCAGATGAATGCTGTGAGCACATGGCAGGCACCTCCGTGCGAGGAAGACTGGGAATCAG AGTCGTCAGAGCAGTCAGATTCTCCTTTTATTTGGGGCATGACCAATTCTGGCGTAAACAG TTCCAGTACCACCTGTGAACAAAAGAATTGCTTGCCTTCGAGAGTACGTGCCCCTGGGTCCTTCCCGTACGCCGTATCATGGAAAGATT AA